The Bubalus bubalis isolate 160015118507 breed Murrah chromosome 18, NDDB_SH_1, whole genome shotgun sequence genome contains a region encoding:
- the LOC102391462 gene encoding chymotrypsinogen B — protein sequence MAPLWLLSCFALVGATFGCGVPAIQPVLSGLSRIVNGEDAVPGSWPWQVSLQDSTGFHFCGGSLISEDWVVTAAHCGVTTSDVVVAGEFDQGSQTEDTQVLKIGKVFKNPKFSILTVRNDITLLKLATPAQFSETVSAVCLPSADEDFPAGMLCATTGWGKTKYNALKTPDKLQQAILPIVSNTDCRKYWGSRVTDVMICAGASGVSSCMGDSGGPLVCHKDGAWTLAGIVSWGSSTCSTSTPAVYARVTALMPWVQETLAAN from the exons ATGGCCCCTCTCTGGCTCCTCTCCTGTTTTGCCCTTGTAGGGGCCACCTTCG GCTGCGGAGTCCCCGCCATCCAGCCTGTGCTGAGTGGCCTCTCCAGGATCGTCAACGGGGAGGATGCCGTGCCCGGCTCCTGGCCCTGGCAGGTGTCCCTGCAG GACAGTACCGGCTTCCACTTCTGCGGGGGCTCCCTCATCAGCGAGGACTGGGTGGTCACCGCCGCCCACTGCGGAGTCAC AACCTCTGATGTGGTTGTGGCCGGGGAGTTTGATCAGGGCTCACAGACCGAGGACACCCAGGTCCTGAAGATTGGCAAG GTTTTCAAGAACCCCAAGTTCAGCATTCTCACGGTCCGCAATGACATCACCCTGCTGAAGCTGGCCACGCCCGCGCAGTTCTCAGAGACTGTGTCGGCCGTGTGCCTGCCCAGTGCCGACGAGGACTTCCCCGCTGGGATGCTGTGCGCCACCACGGGCTGGGGCAAGACCAAGTACAACG CCCTCAAGACCCCTGACAAGCTGCAGCAGGCCATCCTGCCCATCGTGTCCAACACCGACTGCAGGAAGTACTGGGGCAGCAGGGTCACCGACGTGATGATCTGTGCGGGGGCCAGCGGCGTCTCCTCCTGCATG GGCGACTCTGGCGGCCCCCTGGTCTGCCACAAGGATGGAGCCTGGACCCTGGCGGGCATCGTGTCCTGGGGCAGCAGCACGTGCTCCACGTCCACGCCCGCCGTGTACGCCCGCGTCACTGCACTTATGCCGTgggtgcaggagaccctggctgcCAACTGA
- the LOC102398934 gene encoding chymotrypsinogen A, giving the protein MPRKGIITSRSSDNSLVHRDIIGSPAAGTPHLSEGSTMNFLWLLSCCALLGTAFGCGVPAIQPVLSSLSRIVNGEEAVPGSWPWQVSLQDRTGFHFCGGSLINEKWVVTAAHCGVTTSDVVVAGEFDQGSSSENIQKLKIAKVFKNSNYNSLTINNDITLLKLSTAASFSQTVSAVCLPSASDNFAAGTICVTTGWGLTRYTNANTPDRLQQASLPLLSNTNCKKYWGTKIKDAMICAGASGVSSCMGDSGGPLVCKKNGAWTLVGIVSWGSSTCSTSTPGVYARVTALVNWVQQILAAN; this is encoded by the exons ATGCCCAGGAAAGGGATTATCACATCAAGGTCTTCAGATAACAGCCTGGTGCACAGGGATATAATAGGGAGCCCTGCAGCAGGCACCCCACACCTCTCTGAAGGCAGCACCATGAACTTCCTCTGGCTTCTCTCCTGCTGCGCCCTCCTGGGCACAGCCTTTG GCTGCGGGGTCCCCGCCATCCAACCTGTGCTGAGCAGCCTCTCCAGGATCGTCAATGGGGAAGAAGCTGTCCCTGGCTCCTGGCCCTGGCAGGTGTCCCTGCAG GACAGGACCGGCTTCCACTTCTGCGGGGGCTCCCTCATCAACGAGAAATGGGTGGTCACCGCCGCCCACTGCGGTGTCAC AACCTCCGATGTGGTCGTGGCTGGGGAGTTTGACCAAGGCTCAAGCTCTGAGAACATCCAGAAGCTGAAGATTGCCAAG GTTTTCAAGAACTCCAACTACAACTCGTTAACCATCAACAATGACATCACCCTGCTGAAACTGTCCACGGCTGCAAGCTTCTCCCAGACTGTGTCCGCCGTGTGCCTGCCCAGTGCCAGCGACAACTTCGCTGCCGGGACGATTTGCGTCACCACAGGCTGGGGCCTGACCCGATACACCA ATGCCAACACCCCTGACCGGCTGCAGCAGGCGTCCCTGCCcctcctgtccaacaccaactgcAAAAAATACTGGGGCACTAAGATCAAAGACGCCATGATCTGTGCGGGCGCCAGCGGTGTCTCCTCCTGCATG GGCGACTCTGGCGGCCCCCTGGTCTGCAAGAAGAACGGAGCCTGGACCCTGGTGGGCATCGTGTCCTGGGGCAGCAGCACGTGCTCCACGTCCACCCCTGGCGTGTACGCCCGCGTCACTGCTCTCGTCAACTGGGTGCAGCAGATCCTGGCCGCCAACTGA